From the Glycine max cultivar Williams 82 chromosome 11, Glycine_max_v4.0, whole genome shotgun sequence genome, the window CTTAGGTTTTTCCACCACAATGGCCTGTGTGGTCAACACCATTCCAGCAACTGAAGCAGCATTCTGCAATGCACACCTTGTTACCTTGGCAGGGTCGATAACTCCAGCCTCCACTAAATTCTCATACCTGTCTACCATAGCATTGTAACCGACCTCCCATTCACCACTCTTTATTTTCTCCACAACAACTTCACCTTCTATTCCAGCATTTTGAGCAATCAATGCTGCAGGAGCTATCAGTGCCTGCATATATAGCATTCATAATATCTTTTACATTCATATCATGATATATATTAAGATAATACATAGACCCAAATTATGTATACAAGGAGCAAGGACAAATGTCATCTTGATTGTGTATCACCAGTACTTCAACTTAAAGTAACACAATCAAATTGGCCATCCAACCACAATTTTATGGGGAATTTAACAAGTATCTaagcatatatttttattgccGATGTTCTTTCTTTATTGTAAATATGTAATGTGCAATTTTGTATGTTTCATGTAACAGTGGCACATGAGCTGTGAAAGCAATAATTATACCATACTCATCAAAATATGTGCAAATAAATCAGTATTCTCACCttttgcacaatgtcggctccTAGCCTCTCATCTGCATCATCAAGCTTGTCCTTGAGTGCTGGGACATGAGTGGAGAGATGAACCAGTGCAGTACCTCCACCAGGTACAATACCTTCCTCAATGGCAGCAAAAGTTGCATTCTTGGCATCCTCAATTCGGAGCTTACGATCCTCAAGCTCGGTCTCTGTGGCAGCACCAACCTTGATGACTGCAACTCCACCAGACAGTTTAGCTATCCTCTCAGCCAGTTTCTCAGTATCATATACTGAGTCTGTCTGTGACAGCTCCTTCTTTAACTGAGCAACCCTGGCTTGCAGCTCATCCTTTGTTGCAGCATCAGCAATGATAgtggtagaatccttggagatGGTAATTTTCCGAGCCAAGCCAAGCTGCTCCACTGAGGTGTTTTCAACAAGCAGACCCAGATCACTAGCTTGGAACTCAGCACCTAGCAGTTAAACATGCAAAGTTGTCAACAAACTGTCTCAAGAAAGAACTAAATAATATACTACAGAATGATACTTCCACAAAAGAAATCATGTTTCCTACTTAGCGATGCACTTTATTACAGCAATGGAAGATTTGCCATTTCATCATATCAATGGGTTGAGACAAAATTCAAGGGTAACTTGACAAATGATTACTACACACCACAACCTTAAAATAAACTAGGATATCCAACTAAATAATGTTACATGTAGTGAATATCCAACTAAAAACTTTAATAAGTAGAAATTTCACATACCAGTCAATATAGCAATGTCTTGAAGCAGGGCCTTTCGCCGCTCACCAAAGCCAGGAGCTTTGATGGCAGCAACGTTAAGGATACCACGTAGCTTATTCACAACAAGGGTGGCCAAAGCCTCACCAGTGACATCCTCAGCAATGATAAGCAAAGGAGCTCTCAACTGAGTGGTTTTCTCCAACAGTGGTATAATATCTTTTATTGCTGAAATCTTCTGATCCGTGATCAACACTCTCGCATTCTCAAATTCAACAATCAACTTCTCAGGGTTTGTCACAAATTGAGGCGAGATATACCCTCTGTCAATCTACAAGTAAGCAAAGCCATACAATTAGACCGGGAAATTATTGGGAAGTTTATcaaaacaaaactttttttttatcttttttcactaTTATCACAATTCTTCATAGAAGTGATACCTCCATTCCTTCTTCCACTTCAACTGTGGTCTCAAATGAAGACGAAGACTCAATGGACAAAACACCATCAGGTCCAACCTTATCAATTGCTTCCGCAATCATTTGCCCAATCAACTCATCATTCCCAGCAGAAATGGAAGCAACAGCTGTCACAACAACACcaacaaaacacacaaaaaaaaaaactcatcacCTCAACAAACTAACCATAAATCACAACAACTGGTCTTAGAGTTAGAGCAATATCAAACTAacgataaaaacaataataattagatTACCTTTGATATCATCTCCACCTTTCACAGGCCTGGCCTTCTTCTCCAACTCCTCCACCAAACCCTGCACAGTTTTATCAATCCCTCTCTTAAGAGACACAGGATTAGCCCCAGAAGTCACACTAAGAAGCCCCAGCTTAATTATCTCGCGAGCAAGAACCGAAGCCGTGGTCGTCCCATCACCGGCAGAGTCGTTAGTCTTACTAGCAACCTTAATTAAACATTAGCAGAGTCATTAGTTAGTCTTACTAGCAAccttaattaaacatttttccacacaaaaacaaaaattacacataacattgacacacacctctctaataagAGCTGCACCGGCATTTTCCATAGGATCTGGAAGCTCGATGGCGCGAGCAATGGTGACACCATCGTTAACCACTTTAGGACTTCCAAACTCATCCAACACAACATTcctccctaaaaaaaaaaaagaaaacattgcaAGTAATTGTTAAGTATGGTTTATTATGTaatcatgataataaaaatgaataaaaaaagccCACCCCTGGGCCCAAGAGTGAGCCCGACGGCGTCGGCGAGCTTGTCAATGCCGGCCTGCATAGCAGAGCGGGAATGCTGGTCAAAGGCAATCTCTTTGGCGGAGGCTTTGACGGAGAAACGGCTATTCGGTTGACGGTAATTTACTCTTCCGTTGTGGTTCGCTCTTCTGGTCAGagactgtaaaaaaaaaaaaaatcgaaaccAATCAAATAAAATCGGAGAGTGACAATGAAAATTGGAGAGGGGGTAGCGGTTGTACGTACCTGGCGGTTGGGAGAGCGTAGAATGGAAGCTGAAGAGAGGGCGTTGGTTGAGGCCATGGTGTGGCTTGGTGAGGAGTGGAAATGGATAAGGTAGTGGTGGTTCTTCCAATACACTGAAAACAATAGAGGGAAGAAGATTAGGGTTTGGGCTTTTATGAAGAGTGTTGGGGTTCTGGAAGATTCCACTTATTCCTGAACCGTTGAGGGGCTTCGTGTAAGGCAAATTGCTATTTGGGTTTGTCGCTTAgggtaaataaataatgaaattatattcataaatatttattttgattttggaaaGTATAAAATGCTAAGTTTATGGTTgctagaatgaaaagaaaaaacataaatttttaaattgtaaaaaataaaagcctGACTTTCACAAACTTTTACTTACTTATCATTTCACTCATTTGTCATTCTTTTTAACCTAATGGATTAGTTCATGAATTATGAAAATcttgaatttaatttctttatttacaAAAA encodes:
- the LOC100806471 gene encoding ruBisCO large subunit-binding protein subunit alpha; this translates as MASTNALSSASILRSPNRQSLTRRANHNGRVNYRQPNSRFSVKASAKEIAFDQHSRSAMQAGIDKLADAVGLTLGPRGRNVVLDEFGSPKVVNDGVTIARAIELPDPMENAGAALIREVASKTNDSAGDGTTTASVLAREIIKLGLLSVTSGANPVSLKRGIDKTVQGLVEELEKKARPVKGGDDIKAVASISAGNDELIGQMIAEAIDKVGPDGVLSIESSSSFETTVEVEEGMEIDRGYISPQFVTNPEKLIVEFENARVLITDQKISAIKDIIPLLEKTTQLRAPLLIIAEDVTGEALATLVVNKLRGILNVAAIKAPGFGERRKALLQDIAILTGAEFQASDLGLLVENTSVEQLGLARKITISKDSTTIIADAATKDELQARVAQLKKELSQTDSVYDTEKLAERIAKLSGGVAVIKVGAATETELEDRKLRIEDAKNATFAAIEEGIVPGGGTALVHLSTHVPALKDKLDDADERLGADIVQKALIAPAALIAQNAGIEGEVVVEKIKSGEWEVGYNAMVDRYENLVEAGVIDPAKVTRCALQNAASVAGMVLTTQAIVVEKPKPKAPVAGAPQGLTV